In uncultured Desulfobacter sp., one DNA window encodes the following:
- a CDS encoding galactokinase produces MNLAPILEKKQIHVSVPCRIDFGGTLDISTFYLPLADLKPATLNLALDMRTHVHLSPWEPGQIRISSKGFETIERSMNDKGWDGPMGLMFAVFQYFNAHGVHLHIESTSPVRSALGGSSSAAVAIIAAVYTALEKQVDPEHIAWLAHYLEGAVAGVLCGVQDQTAAAFGGVNLWEWTFGHKGPEFLRCPVYNSHEKIEQLNHHLLVAYCGIPHDSSDVNSRWVNDFRSGRAYDDFEEIALLTRQFSSALASFSFKEAARLMNRETAIRCNMTPEVLDNTGMKLWESAKAQGCGARFTGAGGGGCLWAVGEETDINRLKIRWEKSLGPIDGAMMLDTAIDPKGICVY; encoded by the coding sequence ATGAATCTTGCACCAATACTTGAAAAAAAACAGATACACGTGTCCGTGCCCTGTCGCATTGATTTTGGTGGCACTCTGGATATTTCCACCTTTTATCTGCCATTGGCAGACCTTAAGCCTGCGACCTTGAACCTGGCCCTTGATATGCGTACCCATGTCCACCTGTCACCGTGGGAACCCGGTCAGATCCGGATCTCTTCCAAAGGCTTTGAAACCATTGAGCGCAGCATGAATGATAAAGGATGGGATGGTCCCATGGGACTGATGTTTGCCGTTTTTCAGTATTTTAATGCCCATGGGGTTCATCTGCATATTGAATCGACATCGCCGGTGCGAAGTGCACTTGGCGGGTCTTCCAGTGCTGCCGTGGCTATTATTGCAGCTGTGTATACCGCTTTGGAAAAACAGGTTGATCCCGAACATATCGCCTGGCTGGCCCATTATCTGGAAGGTGCCGTGGCAGGTGTGCTGTGTGGTGTGCAGGACCAGACAGCTGCAGCGTTCGGCGGGGTGAATCTGTGGGAATGGACATTTGGGCATAAAGGGCCTGAGTTCCTGCGCTGCCCGGTGTATAATTCCCATGAAAAAATAGAACAATTGAATCACCATCTTCTGGTGGCCTATTGCGGCATTCCCCATGACTCCAGTGATGTCAATTCCCGCTGGGTGAACGACTTTAGGTCAGGCAGGGCTTATGATGATTTTGAGGAAATTGCCCTGCTTACACGTCAGTTTTCCAGCGCTTTGGCCTCTTTTTCCTTTAAAGAGGCTGCTCGGTTGATGAACCGGGAAACCGCTATCCGTTGTAACATGACCCCGGAGGTGCTGGATAATACCGGTATGAAGCTGTGGGAATCGGCAAAGGCGCAAGGCTGTGGCGCCAGATTCACCGGGGCAGGAGGGGGCGGTTGTCTGTGGGCCGTTGGGGAAGAAACAGACATTAACCGGTTGAAGATACGGTGGGAAAAAAGTCTTGGGCCCATTGACGGGGCGATGATGCTGGATACGGCCATCGATCCCAAAGGAATTTGTGTTTATTAA
- the recO gene encoding DNA repair protein RecO, whose product MGDFSTDAILLRKIEYGDHDLIITFLTRDRGKISVMAKNAKKSVRRFSGAMDLFSVNHIQCAFPKKNKDAMINLCQTVLENGFPQIRYNVVNTAYASYWTEIVSQWLEEGKAQPEIFELLYTALEMVNDGCIRTEVISLLFQIRFMRLSGFSPGLDQCDDCCTGIEAVDSARLWFDFKAGRVVCPKCKGRIQGVQEPAGLFGGSVQGCWVSKGTLKQLSWINTVEMARADRIKFSPIAIQEGEILLESFIPFHIGRHFNSLKFLYKMRSEI is encoded by the coding sequence ATGGGCGATTTCAGCACAGACGCCATTCTGCTTCGCAAAATTGAATATGGAGATCATGATCTGATCATCACCTTCCTGACCCGGGATAGAGGAAAGATCAGTGTGATGGCAAAAAACGCGAAAAAAAGCGTGCGCAGATTTTCAGGCGCTATGGACCTGTTTTCGGTGAACCATATCCAGTGTGCCTTTCCAAAGAAAAATAAAGATGCCATGATCAATTTGTGTCAGACAGTTCTTGAAAATGGATTTCCCCAGATTCGGTATAATGTGGTGAACACCGCATATGCCTCATATTGGACGGAGATTGTTTCCCAATGGCTTGAAGAGGGAAAGGCCCAGCCTGAGATCTTTGAGCTGCTTTACACGGCCCTGGAGATGGTGAATGATGGGTGCATTCGCACCGAAGTGATCAGCTTACTTTTTCAGATTCGTTTTATGCGGTTGTCCGGATTTTCTCCCGGGCTTGACCAGTGTGATGACTGCTGTACAGGCATCGAGGCGGTGGATTCTGCCAGGCTTTGGTTTGACTTTAAAGCGGGGCGGGTCGTCTGCCCCAAATGTAAGGGTCGTATACAAGGGGTGCAGGAGCCTGCCGGACTATTTGGCGGCAGCGTCCAGGGGTGCTGGGTCTCCAAAGGTACCCTGAAGCAACTATCCTGGATCAACACCGTGGAGATGGCACGTGCAGACCGTATTAAGTTTTCTCCCATTGCCATCCAGGAGGGAGAAATTTTGCTTGAATCCTTTATCCCTTTTCATATCGGGCGACATTTCAACAGTTTGAAGTTTTTATACAAAATGAGATCTGAAATATGA
- the mgtE gene encoding magnesium transporter, with product MQKEQILILENSITRLLRRGASKQLLNIIKKTHMADLSIVFEHLTPLNQEKLFNLLDNPEDIGLLFSHLPEKTFVEFVKVVDFDKLVTVFDHMASDDAAELLGCLDEELSDKILSKMKKEESYNVEQIMSYDEDTAGSLMVKDFVALEEDVKAKDVIEALQNKYLDVEMPFYIYVIDSYGNLVGVSSLRQLVVESPDKPLKEFMATDIVSVKPYTDREVVARLVSRYDFLAIPVVDDDNRIIGIVTVDDVIDILHETATEDMLKMAGVGEDYVETQSVFKGTRIRLPWLFASCLGGIANFFIIGRFESTLAQLTGLAAFIPIIMGMGGNIGTQSATIVVRGIATGRVNIRDFAKIISRELGVGFILGMTYGSLIAAVAKISFMSTPFSWALSIVVGCSILSSMTVAAFVGTSVPLIFHRLNIDPAVATGPFVTTTMDLISVYCYFTITRMLIGI from the coding sequence ATGCAAAAAGAGCAAATTTTGATACTTGAGAACAGCATTACACGTTTGTTACGCCGGGGTGCGAGCAAACAGCTGCTCAATATCATAAAAAAAACCCATATGGCAGACCTGTCTATTGTTTTTGAACATCTGACCCCATTGAACCAGGAAAAACTGTTCAACCTGCTGGACAATCCCGAGGATATCGGACTGTTATTTTCACACCTGCCTGAAAAGACCTTTGTGGAGTTTGTCAAAGTTGTTGATTTCGATAAGCTGGTGACGGTTTTTGACCACATGGCCTCGGATGATGCTGCCGAATTGCTCGGATGTCTGGACGAGGAACTGTCCGACAAGATTCTATCCAAAATGAAAAAGGAAGAATCCTACAATGTCGAGCAGATCATGAGCTATGACGAGGATACTGCCGGCAGTCTCATGGTTAAGGATTTCGTGGCCCTGGAAGAAGACGTCAAGGCCAAGGACGTTATCGAAGCCTTGCAGAACAAGTATCTTGATGTTGAGATGCCGTTCTATATCTATGTGATAGACAGCTATGGTAACCTTGTGGGGGTCAGTTCCCTGCGCCAGTTGGTCGTGGAATCCCCTGATAAACCCCTTAAAGAGTTCATGGCTACGGATATTGTATCGGTTAAGCCCTATACGGACAGGGAAGTGGTGGCCCGGCTGGTTTCCCGGTATGATTTTTTGGCCATACCGGTTGTGGACGATGACAACCGGATTATTGGTATTGTTACCGTGGATGACGTCATAGACATCCTGCACGAGACAGCCACCGAAGATATGTTGAAAATGGCGGGTGTGGGTGAAGATTATGTTGAGACGCAGTCTGTGTTTAAAGGTACCCGGATTCGTTTGCCCTGGCTGTTTGCAAGCTGCCTTGGCGGCATCGCCAACTTTTTTATTATCGGCCGGTTTGAATCCACTTTGGCCCAGCTGACAGGCCTTGCCGCATTTATCCCCATCATCATGGGCATGGGAGGGAACATCGGTACCCAGAGTGCCACCATCGTGGTGCGGGGAATTGCTACGGGCCGGGTGAATATCCGGGATTTTGCCAAGATCATTTCCAGGGAACTTGGCGTGGGATTTATTCTCGGTATGACCTATGGTTCGTTGATTGCGGCGGTGGCCAAGATCAGTTTTATGTCCACCCCCTTTTCCTGGGCCTTGTCCATCGTTGTTGGATGTTCAATTTTGTCTTCCATGACCGTGGCGGCTTTTGTGGGAACTTCGGTGCCATTGATTTTCCACCGGCTCAATATTGATCCGGCTGTGGCCACAGGCCCCTTTGTTACGACGACCATGGATTTGATCAGCGTTTATTGTTATTTCACTATTACAAGGATGTTGATCGGTATTTGA
- a CDS encoding SurA N-terminal domain-containing protein, whose translation MERKQNIILMVFTLGVFWAASCFAQEVVDRIVAIVNDDIVTLSQLDMAAAPYRKNIETSQESATRKKELMNQMYTQVLNQLVENSLVVQEAKRMGIAVDDTDVDNALENFKKEHNLDQERLELGLAAQGITLEQYRERIRDQILQSMIVSRAVRSKIVITDKEIKAYYDSHYQDFKGKKKYHLKNIIVKGATELSTVREKLKNKVDFSQVAKDYSIGSNAGAGGELGEFDISSFSDEIKNALEGVGKGQYTKPIDMGGSFQILYVADILSQGQGPVQKEVEKQIQDILYREHGEAQFKKWMENLKNSAHIKIMF comes from the coding sequence ATGGAAAGAAAACAGAACATCATCCTAATGGTTTTTACGCTTGGAGTTTTCTGGGCGGCAAGTTGCTTTGCCCAGGAGGTGGTTGACCGGATAGTCGCCATTGTAAATGATGATATTGTAACCTTGTCCCAGCTTGACATGGCTGCGGCTCCGTATCGGAAAAATATTGAGACATCCCAGGAGTCTGCGACCCGGAAAAAAGAGTTGATGAACCAAATGTACACCCAGGTACTTAATCAATTGGTGGAAAACAGCCTGGTGGTTCAGGAAGCTAAACGAATGGGGATTGCCGTGGATGATACCGATGTGGACAATGCCCTGGAAAATTTTAAAAAAGAGCACAATCTTGATCAGGAAAGACTCGAACTTGGTCTGGCCGCCCAGGGAATAACCCTTGAACAATACCGTGAAAGAATCCGGGATCAGATTCTCCAGAGCATGATCGTTTCAAGGGCTGTCCGTTCCAAAATCGTTATCACGGATAAAGAGATAAAAGCCTATTATGACAGCCACTACCAGGACTTTAAGGGCAAGAAAAAATATCATTTGAAAAATATTATTGTAAAGGGGGCAACAGAGCTTTCGACGGTTCGGGAAAAATTGAAAAACAAAGTTGATTTTTCACAGGTTGCAAAAGACTATTCCATTGGCTCCAATGCAGGTGCCGGTGGTGAGCTCGGTGAGTTTGACATATCAAGTTTCAGCGATGAAATCAAAAATGCCCTTGAAGGAGTTGGCAAAGGACAATACACCAAGCCCATTGATATGGGCGGTTCTTTTCAAATCCTTTACGTGGCTGATATCCTTTCACAGGGACAAGGCCCTGTTCAAAAAGAGGTGGAAAAACAGATCCAGGATATTTTATACCGGGAGCATGGAGAAGCCCAATTCAAAAAATGGATGGAAAATCTCAAAAACAGCGCACACATTAAAATAATGTTTTAG
- a CDS encoding SurA N-terminal domain-containing protein: MNSIAHIGWGVKDVNEYLREFLILTFIKFLLAFAAGLAIVTVSGCTDQKKVEQKGNIIKAGSVGISREDFVRELEIKLANYPFDIKDKPREYNAMVLDLVSDLSDEAVLLAAAAAKGIDVSAEELESAVVDFKKDYPENSFDRMLLERAISYPVWKKRLKKDMVIQKLIMQDLVAAQEIHAEDMIAFYDRFAEQAKDQDNDNSQVMDENALVLKLRMEKSQDVFGEWLQELQTSYPVEIDKPVLSTFLMNTKEH; this comes from the coding sequence ATGAACAGCATTGCACATATTGGGTGGGGCGTAAAGGATGTCAATGAATATTTACGGGAGTTTTTAATTCTCACGTTTATTAAATTCTTATTGGCTTTTGCAGCAGGTCTTGCAATCGTAACAGTCTCCGGGTGTACGGATCAAAAGAAAGTTGAACAAAAAGGCAATATCATAAAAGCCGGCTCTGTGGGAATCAGCCGGGAAGATTTTGTCCGGGAATTGGAGATCAAGCTGGCCAACTACCCCTTTGACATAAAAGATAAGCCCCGAGAATACAATGCCATGGTGCTGGATCTTGTTTCTGATTTGTCTGATGAGGCTGTCTTGCTGGCGGCTGCTGCCGCCAAAGGGATTGATGTCAGTGCCGAAGAACTTGAGAGTGCCGTTGTCGACTTTAAAAAAGATTATCCTGAAAACAGCTTTGACCGGATGCTCCTTGAAAGAGCTATATCATATCCTGTCTGGAAAAAGAGATTGAAAAAGGATATGGTCATCCAAAAATTAATCATGCAGGATCTTGTGGCAGCCCAGGAAATTCATGCCGAGGATATGATCGCGTTTTATGACCGTTTTGCCGAACAGGCCAAAGACCAAGACAACGATAATTCACAAGTGATGGATGAGAACGCTTTGGTGCTTAAGCTACGGATGGAAAAAAGCCAGGACGTGTTTGGAGAATGGTTGCAGGAATTACAGACCAGTTATCCGGTGGAGATTGACAAGCCGGTGTTAAGCACCTTTTTAATGAACACAAAAGAACATTAA